One segment of Streptomyces roseifaciens DNA contains the following:
- a CDS encoding FtsX-like permease family protein, whose protein sequence is MTARDDESGPGGRAPRPGHGPADHPAGPSGPAAWLRDLLMGARFTVTGGREGLLRAALTALAVGLGVAVLAIAASVPQLLDERDQRTTARSIFPAGADIPPDDQPGKGTGTLLYQRASTDFRDRLVDGAILRPEGPGAPVPPGVTALPGPGEMVVSPALGRLLASDEGKLLGERFRHRTVGTIGDAGLIGPDELFYYLGSDRIAQGGGVVHIDSFGSSQDAPVDPRIVVLAAMVCVVLLLPVAVLIGTAVRFGGEGRERRLAALRLVGAGIGSTRRIAAGEALCGALLGLLAGAGIFLFVRGFAPHVVIREVGVFPADVTPAPVLAALIAVAVPALAVAVTLFALRGVAAEPLGVVRDAPVRRRRLWWRLLIPAAGLALLAPGVLGTRGDLVLGSGQPVLASAGAALLLTGVAVILPWLVEVCVARLRGGPPAWQLATRRLQADSGPAARAVAGITVAVAGAVAVQMMVSGMRGDYEGPPGTVASHSQVQAAYRPGTPDELRAYTEAFRATPGVRDTVAFVEQYASSGSGPERNVTTVHVADCATLSRMAKLDSCRDGDVFVAQEKDGDVNTAGRFPPGTVLDMDGFEEARAKGTPAYRWTVPRTARVVETRTAPAGSDTFGILATPSAIDARAIPDARTTVLARVDPGDRDDAIERFRNTAAAIDPGMRVWRMGGVVKEDHFAAVEAGLTTGGVGVLVLVGLSLLVATVEQLRERRRALSVLVACGTDRSTLAWSVLWQTAIPVAVGLVLATAGGLGLGRLMLALVHERVRDWFAFVPLAGAGAAVIVAVTLLALPTLWRLTRPESIRTE, encoded by the coding sequence ATGACCGCACGCGACGACGAGAGCGGGCCCGGGGGCCGGGCCCCGCGCCCCGGCCACGGCCCCGCGGACCACCCCGCCGGGCCGTCCGGCCCCGCCGCCTGGCTCCGCGACCTGCTCATGGGCGCGCGCTTCACCGTCACCGGCGGCCGCGAGGGCCTGCTGCGCGCCGCCCTCACCGCACTGGCCGTCGGCCTCGGCGTGGCCGTCCTGGCGATCGCCGCGTCCGTGCCGCAGCTGCTGGACGAGCGCGACCAGCGCACCACGGCCCGCAGCATCTTCCCGGCGGGGGCGGACATCCCGCCGGACGACCAGCCGGGCAAGGGCACGGGAACGCTCCTCTACCAGCGGGCGTCCACGGACTTCCGCGACCGGCTCGTCGACGGCGCGATCCTGCGCCCCGAGGGCCCCGGGGCCCCGGTGCCGCCCGGCGTCACCGCGCTCCCCGGCCCCGGCGAGATGGTCGTCTCCCCCGCCCTCGGCCGGCTCCTCGCCTCCGACGAGGGGAAGCTGCTGGGCGAGCGGTTCCGCCACCGGACCGTGGGCACCATCGGCGACGCGGGGCTCATAGGCCCCGACGAGCTCTTCTACTACCTGGGCAGCGACCGGATCGCGCAGGGCGGCGGCGTCGTCCACATCGACTCCTTCGGCAGCAGCCAGGACGCCCCCGTGGACCCGCGCATCGTCGTCCTGGCGGCCATGGTGTGCGTCGTGCTGCTGCTCCCGGTCGCGGTCCTCATCGGCACGGCCGTCCGCTTCGGCGGCGAGGGGCGCGAGCGGCGGCTGGCGGCGCTGCGGCTCGTCGGCGCCGGCATCGGGTCCACCCGGCGGATCGCGGCCGGCGAGGCGTTGTGCGGCGCCCTGCTCGGCCTGCTGGCAGGGGCGGGGATCTTCCTCTTCGTGCGCGGCTTCGCCCCGCACGTCGTGATCCGCGAGGTCGGCGTCTTCCCCGCGGACGTCACCCCCGCCCCGGTCCTGGCCGCGCTGATCGCCGTCGCCGTGCCCGCCCTGGCCGTCGCCGTGACGCTGTTCGCGCTGCGCGGCGTCGCGGCCGAACCGCTGGGGGTCGTCCGCGACGCCCCGGTCCGGCGCCGCCGGCTGTGGTGGCGGCTGCTGATCCCGGCCGCGGGTCTGGCCCTGCTGGCGCCCGGCGTGCTGGGGACGCGCGGCGACCTGGTCCTCGGCTCCGGGCAGCCGGTCCTGGCGTCCGCCGGTGCCGCGCTGCTGCTCACCGGGGTCGCCGTGATCCTGCCGTGGCTGGTCGAGGTGTGCGTGGCCCGGCTGCGAGGCGGTCCTCCGGCCTGGCAGCTGGCCACGCGGCGGCTGCAGGCGGACAGCGGTCCGGCCGCGCGGGCGGTCGCGGGCATCACCGTGGCGGTGGCCGGGGCCGTCGCCGTCCAGATGATGGTCTCCGGCATGCGGGGCGACTACGAGGGCCCCCCGGGGACGGTCGCGAGCCACTCCCAGGTGCAGGCCGCCTACCGCCCGGGCACGCCGGACGAACTCCGCGCGTACACCGAGGCGTTCCGGGCCACGCCGGGCGTCCGCGACACCGTCGCCTTCGTGGAGCAGTACGCCTCCAGCGGCTCGGGCCCGGAGCGCAACGTCACCACGGTGCACGTGGCCGACTGCGCCACCTTGAGCCGCATGGCGAAGCTGGACTCCTGCCGCGACGGCGACGTGTTCGTGGCGCAGGAGAAGGACGGCGACGTCAACACGGCCGGGCGGTTCCCTCCCGGCACCGTGCTGGACATGGACGGTTTCGAGGAGGCGAGGGCCAAGGGCACGCCCGCCTACCGGTGGACGGTGCCACGGACCGCGCGCGTCGTGGAGACCCGGACCGCCCCCGCCGGATCGGACACCTTCGGCATCCTGGCCACGCCGTCGGCCATCGACGCCCGGGCGATCCCGGACGCCCGCACCACCGTGCTGGCACGGGTCGACCCCGGCGACCGCGACGACGCCATCGAGCGGTTCCGCAACACCGCCGCCGCCATCGACCCCGGCATGCGGGTGTGGCGCATGGGCGGCGTCGTGAAGGAGGACCACTTCGCGGCCGTCGAGGCGGGACTGACGACCGGTGGGGTCGGCGTCCTCGTCCTCGTCGGGCTGAGCCTCCTCGTCGCCACGGTGGAACAGCTGCGCGAGCGGAGGCGGGCGCTGTCCGTGCTGGTCGCCTGCGGGACGGACCGGTCGACGCTCGCCTGGTCGGTGCTGTGGCAGACGGCGATCCCCGTCGCCGTGGGCCTCGTGCTGGCGACGGCGGGCGGCCTGGGACTGGGCCGGCTGATGCTGGCGCTGGTCCACGAGCGGGTACGGGACTGGTTCGCGTTCGTCCCGCTGGCCGGCGCCGGCGCAGCCGTGATCGTCGCGGTGACGCTGCTGGCACTGCCCACCCTGTGGCGCCTGACACGGCCGGAGAGCATACGGACGGAGTGA
- a CDS encoding ABC transporter ATP-binding protein, which translates to MTPSGSLLAATGLRKAYGPTTALDGADFSVHPGEIVAVMGPSGSGKSTLLHCLAGIIRPDAGTVRYGARKLSELSDAERSTLRRGEFGFVFQFGQLVPELTCVENVALPLRLGGIRRKEAEQQAMRWMERLEVADVRGKRPGEVSGGQGQRVAVARALVTTPRVIFADEPTGALDSLNGERVMELLTEAARDTRAAVVLVTHEARVAAYSDREVVVRDGRARDMAGARLS; encoded by the coding sequence ATGACGCCGTCGGGCTCCCTGCTCGCCGCGACCGGACTGCGCAAGGCGTACGGGCCCACGACCGCACTGGACGGCGCGGACTTCTCCGTCCACCCGGGCGAGATCGTCGCCGTCATGGGCCCCTCGGGCTCCGGAAAGTCGACTCTGCTGCACTGCCTGGCCGGAATCATTCGCCCGGACGCGGGCACCGTCCGCTACGGCGCGCGCAAGCTCTCGGAGCTCTCCGACGCCGAGCGCAGCACCCTGCGGCGCGGCGAGTTCGGCTTCGTCTTCCAATTCGGCCAGCTGGTGCCGGAGCTGACGTGCGTGGAGAACGTGGCGCTGCCGCTGCGGCTGGGCGGCATCCGGCGCAAGGAGGCCGAGCAGCAGGCCATGCGGTGGATGGAACGGCTGGAGGTCGCCGACGTGCGCGGCAAGCGGCCCGGCGAGGTCTCCGGCGGCCAGGGCCAGCGCGTCGCCGTCGCCCGGGCGCTGGTCACGACCCCGCGCGTGATCTTCGCGGACGAGCCGACCGGCGCCCTGGACTCCCTCAACGGAGAGCGTGTGATGGAACTGCTGACCGAGGCCGCCCGGGACACCCGGGCCGCCGTCGTCCTGGTCACCCACGAGGCGCGCGTCGCCGCGTACTCCGACCGCGAGGTCGTCGTGCGCGACGGACGGGCGCGTGACATGGCGGGGGCGAGGCTGTCATGA
- a CDS encoding PadR family transcriptional regulator, whose amino-acid sequence MSIGHTLLALLESGPRHGYDLKRAFDARFGHDRPLHYGQVYATMSRLLKNGLVEVDGVEQGDGPERKRYAITDAGVTDVAHWLARPEKPEPYLQSVLYTKVVVALLTGRDAADLLDAQRAEHLRLMRELTRRKTGGDLADQLICDHALFHLEADLRWLEMTAARLDQLAGVVRS is encoded by the coding sequence ATGTCAATCGGACACACCCTGCTCGCGCTCCTGGAGTCCGGCCCGCGCCACGGCTACGACCTCAAGCGCGCCTTCGACGCCCGCTTCGGCCACGACCGCCCGCTCCACTACGGCCAGGTCTACGCGACCATGTCGCGGCTGCTGAAGAACGGCCTGGTGGAGGTCGACGGGGTCGAGCAAGGCGACGGCCCCGAGCGCAAGCGCTACGCGATCACCGACGCCGGCGTCACGGACGTGGCGCACTGGCTCGCCCGGCCCGAGAAGCCCGAGCCCTACCTCCAGTCCGTCCTCTACACCAAGGTCGTCGTGGCCCTGCTGACCGGACGGGACGCCGCCGACCTGCTGGACGCCCAGCGCGCCGAGCACCTGCGGCTGATGCGCGAGCTCACCCGGCGCAAGACCGGCGGCGACCTCGCCGACCAGCTGATCTGCGACCACGCCCTCTTCCATCTGGAAGCCGACCTGCGCTGGCTGGAAATGACCGCTGCCCGGCTCGACCAGCTCGCCGGGGTGGTGCGCTCATGA
- a CDS encoding transglycosylase domain-containing protein: MGRAEARRAQKSTRTAKGKKPKKAGKTGIRRFFTWKKLLAYFVVLVALGAGACVALYMYVDVPKGNSQAKLQSNVFKDADGKIIARSGDVNRQEVSIDKIPVDVRRAVVAAENKNFYTDPGVDIKGTARGILNTVMGRGKQGGSTITQQYVKNYYLDQRQTVTRKVKELVISLKVQKEKSKDEILEGYLNTSFYGRGAYGIQAASRAYYNKDVDKLSLEEGAYLAALLQAPSQYDWTVATPAGKENAKARWNYVLDKMVEQKWLDKDKRATMQFKEPGKPPAAKGLTGQNGYLIEAAKAEMRKKLAKDGRPESDLDAGGWTITLSVDNKKQKALEKAVKDKLLDDLDPKARAVDKNVQVGAASVDPKTGKVVALYGGTDALQHWTNNATREDYQVASTFKPMIFASALENKSTTQDKVRINAGTLYDSTTERPVTGTTEHFAPENEDGYSHGMIPVQKAMNDSVNSVFAQMAIDVGLPEVKKTAVEMGMNGKVRDFVEKPAMSLGSMGNSPLHMAGVYATLAHHGKKVTPSIIKSASQNGKELSLDNPIGGDAISRNTADGVTTVLKGVVDDGTASVVQSVGRQVAGKTGTSDDNKSAWFTGYTPDLVTAVGLFGEGEGGKQVTLKGTGGNGRVNGGTYPARIWAAYTANALQGSDAEEFDLETNMSTTVPVIPGPPASSSPSAPASHSPSPSPSRPSQSPSASSSRTPSHGTSSPPPSSRPPVPPVSPSGKPSSAPPSSGTGGLQPNGSREPIRD, translated from the coding sequence ATGGGCCGAGCGGAAGCGCGACGGGCGCAGAAGAGCACCCGCACAGCAAAGGGCAAGAAGCCCAAGAAGGCCGGGAAAACCGGTATACGCCGCTTCTTCACCTGGAAGAAGCTGCTCGCTTATTTCGTGGTGCTGGTCGCTCTCGGGGCGGGTGCCTGCGTGGCGCTCTACATGTATGTGGACGTCCCCAAGGGCAACAGTCAGGCCAAGCTGCAGAGCAACGTCTTCAAGGACGCCGACGGCAAGATCATCGCGCGTAGCGGTGACGTCAACCGCCAGGAAGTGTCCATCGACAAGATTCCGGTCGATGTCCGGCGTGCCGTCGTCGCCGCCGAGAACAAGAACTTCTACACGGACCCCGGCGTCGACATCAAGGGCACCGCGCGCGGCATCCTCAACACCGTGATGGGCCGCGGCAAGCAGGGCGGCTCCACCATCACCCAGCAGTACGTCAAGAACTACTACCTGGACCAGCGCCAGACCGTCACCCGCAAGGTGAAGGAACTGGTCATCTCCCTCAAGGTGCAGAAGGAGAAGTCCAAGGACGAGATCCTTGAGGGCTACCTGAACACCAGCTTCTACGGCCGCGGCGCCTACGGCATCCAGGCCGCCTCCCGCGCGTACTACAACAAGGACGTCGACAAGCTCAGCCTGGAGGAAGGCGCCTACCTCGCCGCGCTGCTCCAGGCCCCCAGCCAGTACGACTGGACGGTGGCCACCCCCGCGGGCAAGGAGAACGCCAAGGCCCGCTGGAACTACGTCCTGGACAAGATGGTCGAGCAGAAGTGGCTCGACAAGGACAAGCGCGCCACCATGCAGTTCAAGGAGCCCGGCAAGCCCCCGGCCGCCAAGGGCCTCACCGGCCAGAACGGCTACCTGATCGAGGCCGCCAAGGCCGAGATGCGCAAGAAGCTGGCCAAGGACGGCCGCCCCGAGAGCGACCTCGACGCCGGCGGCTGGACGATCACCCTCAGCGTCGACAACAAGAAGCAGAAGGCCCTGGAGAAGGCCGTCAAGGACAAGCTCCTCGACGACCTCGACCCCAAGGCCCGCGCGGTCGACAAGAACGTCCAGGTCGGCGCCGCCTCCGTCGACCCGAAGACCGGCAAGGTCGTCGCCCTCTACGGCGGCACCGACGCCCTCCAGCACTGGACGAACAACGCCACCCGCGAGGACTACCAGGTCGCCTCGACCTTCAAGCCGATGATCTTCGCCTCGGCGCTGGAGAACAAGTCCACCACCCAGGACAAGGTGCGCATCAACGCCGGCACCCTCTACGACTCCACCACCGAGCGCCCGGTCACCGGCACGACCGAGCACTTCGCCCCGGAGAACGAGGACGGCTACTCGCACGGCATGATCCCCGTGCAGAAGGCCATGAACGACTCGGTCAACTCCGTCTTCGCGCAGATGGCCATCGACGTCGGCCTGCCCGAGGTCAAGAAGACCGCCGTCGAGATGGGCATGAACGGCAAGGTCCGCGACTTCGTGGAGAAGCCCGCCATGTCGCTGGGCTCCATGGGCAACAGCCCGCTGCACATGGCCGGCGTCTACGCGACCCTCGCCCACCACGGCAAGAAGGTCACGCCCTCGATCATCAAGTCGGCCTCCCAGAACGGCAAGGAGCTGTCGCTCGACAACCCGATCGGCGGCGACGCCATCTCGCGGAACACCGCCGACGGCGTCACCACCGTCCTCAAGGGCGTGGTCGACGACGGTACGGCCTCCGTCGTGCAGAGCGTCGGCCGCCAGGTCGCGGGCAAGACCGGCACCTCCGACGACAACAAGTCCGCCTGGTTCACCGGCTACACCCCCGACCTGGTCACCGCCGTCGGCCTGTTCGGCGAGGGCGAGGGCGGCAAGCAGGTCACCCTCAAGGGCACCGGCGGCAACGGCCGCGTCAACGGTGGTACGTACCCGGCCCGCATCTGGGCCGCCTACACCGCCAACGCGCTGCAGGGCTCGGACGCCGAGGAGTTCGACCTTGAGACGAACATGAGCACGACGGTCCCGGTCATCCCCGGCCCGCCCGCCTCGTCCAGCCCCTCCGCGCCCGCGTCGCACAGCCCGTCGCCGTCGCCCTCGCGGCCCTCGCAGTCGCCGTCGGCCTCGTCCTCGCGGACCCCGTCCCACGGCACGTCCTCGCCGCCGCCGTCCTCGCGGCCGCCGGTCCCGCCGGTCTCGCCCAGCGGCAAGCCGTCGAGCGCGCCGCCCAGCAGCGGCACCGGCGGGCTCCAGCCCAACGGAAGCCGCGAACCGATCCGCGACTGA
- a CDS encoding protein kinase domain-containing protein, producing MAVLQPLRETTPRRIGPYDLLARLGSGGMGEVHLARGPEGTVALKTVRAALAGEPGFRARFRREIAVARSVDSPYVARLTGGDADADPPWLATEYVPGPTLAEAVRLAGPLPPATVRALGAHLVRALHAVHAAPALHRDLKPGNVLLGADGPRLIDFGVARAPDATTLTGTGLMVGTPGFMSPEHLAGGRHVVAASDVFCLASVLCYAATGEDPFGDGPLAAVLHRVSQAKTDLSAVPAPLRDVLADCLHVDPAARPGTETLMERFGAPHTGAFGWPAPVRERIARGRSEADSAAQGSPVTTFRCDDGQPAGDGSAPPGGVVGAERRGGGLGVAGPGPAGSGADGAAGSAVPGASAAAFLRRDGDQLATAFSAVPGLPEGGSAPPVAVVGAERHGGGLGVAGPGGPVPGVSAYVHELPTMGAPQPASSPAPSRGRSPLTLGLAAFAALVVGAAGVFGVHQLTRPGGDDRPADAAAAKDKPAQGGGPDGVDEAGGPDGAGSLPGRATARPAGWHAWSGRLSKGPLGCAADGIALVCQLLDGSYEAVGAKDGKQLWRYDPVEGPEAGTSASISPTGLVIVPGGGLPPAVRAGTAVVAAGGRIQARDAASGKVHWEKRFDAEPGTMSFKGKPLVVGGRAFVGVSTTGQGYDLLAYDLSDGRELWRKRLASARLARAFQQDFSPVAAKDGVVYARSERDVSAYDAATGAERGETEPVGRGCEEILVQGGSVLCGEHTSDRDGGRLTLHRFDAWSLAAGEDVPLADATARRDLRITSADDKVVVGVDHRASRVVVVDRTGRTPELVRTVPKSDAPFPRTLASAPLIVGDRLLFATNTALVRAPLDAGQGRTTPVEGAPGDRPEPDYDKKNGVDLTKSVRPPVALPAGGVVHIVYDQGVVRSVELPH from the coding sequence GTGGCCGTGCTGCAACCGCTGCGGGAGACGACGCCACGGCGGATCGGTCCCTACGACCTCCTCGCCCGGCTCGGCTCCGGCGGCATGGGCGAGGTCCACCTCGCGCGCGGCCCCGAAGGCACCGTCGCGCTCAAGACCGTCCGCGCCGCGCTCGCCGGCGAACCCGGCTTCCGGGCCCGCTTCCGGCGCGAGATCGCCGTCGCGCGGTCCGTCGACAGCCCCTACGTCGCCCGGCTGACCGGCGGCGACGCCGACGCCGACCCGCCGTGGCTCGCCACCGAGTACGTGCCCGGGCCCACGCTCGCCGAGGCCGTCCGGCTCGCCGGGCCCCTCCCGCCCGCGACCGTACGGGCCCTGGGCGCCCACCTCGTCCGGGCGCTCCACGCCGTCCACGCCGCGCCCGCCCTCCACCGCGACCTCAAGCCCGGCAACGTCCTGCTCGGCGCCGACGGGCCCCGGCTCATCGACTTCGGCGTCGCCCGCGCGCCCGACGCCACCACCCTGACCGGCACCGGGCTGATGGTCGGCACGCCCGGCTTCATGTCCCCCGAGCACCTGGCGGGCGGCCGGCACGTCGTCGCCGCCTCCGACGTCTTCTGCCTCGCCTCCGTGCTCTGCTACGCCGCGACCGGCGAGGACCCCTTCGGCGACGGGCCGCTCGCCGCGGTCCTCCACCGCGTCTCCCAGGCGAAGACCGACCTGTCGGCCGTCCCCGCCCCCCTGCGGGACGTCCTCGCGGACTGCCTCCACGTGGACCCGGCGGCCCGCCCGGGCACCGAGACCCTGATGGAACGCTTCGGCGCCCCGCACACGGGCGCCTTCGGCTGGCCGGCCCCGGTACGGGAACGCATCGCCCGGGGCCGCTCGGAAGCGGACTCTGCGGCGCAGGGCTCGCCGGTGACTACCTTCCGCTGCGATGACGGGCAGCCGGCCGGGGACGGTTCGGCACCGCCGGGTGGCGTCGTGGGGGCTGAGCGCCGTGGCGGCGGACTCGGAGTGGCGGGGCCTGGCCCTGCCGGGTCGGGGGCCGATGGCGCTGCTGGTTCTGCCGTGCCCGGGGCGTCGGCGGCGGCTTTCCTCCGCCGCGACGGTGATCAGCTTGCTACGGCCTTTTCGGCGGTGCCGGGCCTGCCTGAGGGTGGTTCGGCACCGCCGGTCGCCGTCGTGGGGGCTGAGCGCCATGGCGGCGGACTTGGAGTGGCGGGGCCCGGGGGACCGGTTCCGGGCGTGTCTGCGTACGTGCATGAGCTGCCGACGATGGGCGCACCTCAGCCCGCCTCGTCGCCCGCCCCGAGCCGGGGCCGTTCGCCCCTCACGCTCGGGCTCGCCGCGTTCGCGGCCCTCGTCGTGGGGGCCGCGGGCGTCTTCGGAGTCCACCAACTCACCCGGCCCGGCGGGGACGACCGCCCCGCGGATGCCGCCGCCGCGAAGGACAAGCCTGCGCAGGGCGGCGGCCCCGACGGGGTCGACGAGGCGGGCGGGCCCGACGGCGCGGGCAGCCTTCCCGGGCGGGCCACCGCCCGCCCCGCGGGCTGGCACGCGTGGTCCGGCCGGTTGTCCAAGGGCCCGCTCGGCTGCGCCGCCGACGGCATCGCCCTCGTCTGTCAGCTCCTGGACGGCTCCTACGAGGCCGTCGGCGCCAAGGACGGCAAGCAGTTGTGGCGGTACGACCCCGTGGAGGGCCCCGAGGCCGGGACCTCCGCCTCGATCAGCCCGACCGGCCTGGTCATCGTCCCGGGCGGCGGCCTGCCGCCCGCCGTGCGGGCCGGGACGGCCGTCGTCGCGGCCGGGGGCCGGATCCAGGCCCGCGACGCGGCGAGCGGCAAGGTGCACTGGGAGAAACGATTCGACGCCGAGCCCGGCACCATGAGCTTCAAGGGCAAGCCCCTCGTCGTGGGCGGCCGCGCCTTCGTGGGCGTCTCCACCACCGGCCAGGGCTACGACCTCCTCGCCTATGACCTTTCCGACGGCCGTGAACTGTGGCGCAAGCGCCTCGCCAGCGCCCGGCTCGCCCGCGCCTTCCAGCAGGACTTCTCGCCGGTGGCCGCGAAGGACGGCGTCGTGTACGCGCGTTCCGAGCGGGACGTGAGCGCCTACGACGCCGCCACCGGTGCCGAGCGCGGCGAGACCGAGCCCGTCGGGCGCGGCTGCGAGGAGATCCTCGTCCAGGGCGGCTCGGTGCTGTGCGGCGAGCACACGAGTGACCGCGACGGCGGTCGCCTGACGCTGCACCGGTTCGACGCGTGGAGCCTCGCCGCGGGCGAGGACGTACCGTTGGCGGACGCCACCGCCCGGCGCGACCTGCGGATCACGTCCGCCGACGACAAGGTGGTCGTGGGGGTGGACCACAGAGCCTCGCGCGTGGTCGTCGTCGACCGTACCGGCCGCACGCCCGAGCTGGTCCGTACGGTCCCGAAGTCCGACGCCCCGTTCCCCCGGACCCTGGCGTCCGCGCCGCTGATCGTCGGTGACCGGCTGCTGTTCGCGACCAACACCGCCCTCGTCCGGGCACCGCTGGACGCAGGGCAGGGCCGGACGACGCCCGTCGAGGGCGCCCCCGGTGACCGCCCGGAGCCCGACTACGACAAGAAGAACGGCGTCGACCTCACCAAGTCCGTGCGGCCGCCCGTCGCCCTTCCCGCCGGCGGCGTCGTCCACATCGTCTACGACCAGGGCGTCGTCCGCTCGGTCGAGCTGCCGCACTAG
- a CDS encoding protein kinase domain-containing protein: MPEPLAGPPRTAGPYRLLGALGSGGMGEVYLARRTGAAAAGLVAVKTVRQDLDLTPEFRTRFRREIDSARAVRSPYAAALVDGDAEAALPWLATEYVAGPSLAEAVARTGPLPAEAVRALGAALARALADVHAARVLHRDLKPGNVLLAADGPRLIDFGIAQAFDATALTTAGLVVGTPGFMAPEHLEGSRAVVAATDVFCLGAVLCFAATGRGPFDDQELAAVVYRISRADADPATLAALPGGLRETVTACLALDPADRPAPQDLVARLAGPPCVWPDGVRALLAEHEEAARRCEAAAEAAVPAAPQRPVRPPLVPHAPTQLGNASGVPMQPVQPAPPAPRRSRRKAVLAGAVAFLAAAAIGVAVALPQFTKGTDGKDSGAEAVSAASPGAAPARVVPPYGNGAHNGEFGRAARERSTRPAGWSPWNAKLPGGAGVCVLAGETLVCGGPQGGATALRAATGRTLWSVPALGKVPGARVDTPAVAGGTVYVPGSGGVTAVDLATGKEQWVLKAPSGTFLNGMEVSGGILYVVWFAAEDESGARIAAHRADTGHERLWQTTAGDVNGHPLVHDGRLYLSSASTVHAFDIRSGKEAARRPGLMCGFLLAHKDALFCALALHQGVTVLDARTLEQRKVIAPGTTVAAAPVVGDRNVLVVQGERELAGYDAGSGEQLWADPVQDGRPLLTGDRALIVTVDRVYAYGLDRGGQQGDGKSYSGHPWSSSGASIPPHALAAGQVVFLAYRDGTVLSGYAP; the protein is encoded by the coding sequence GTGCCGGAACCACTCGCCGGGCCGCCGCGCACCGCCGGCCCGTACCGTCTGCTGGGCGCGCTCGGCTCGGGCGGCATGGGCGAGGTGTACCTCGCGCGCCGCACGGGCGCGGCGGCCGCCGGGCTCGTCGCGGTCAAGACGGTCCGTCAGGACCTCGACCTGACGCCCGAGTTCCGGACCCGCTTCCGCCGGGAGATCGACTCCGCGCGGGCCGTCCGCAGCCCGTACGCGGCCGCTCTCGTGGACGGCGACGCCGAGGCCGCCCTGCCATGGCTCGCGACCGAGTACGTGGCGGGCCCCTCGCTGGCTGAGGCGGTGGCCCGTACGGGCCCGCTGCCCGCCGAGGCCGTGCGCGCGCTGGGCGCCGCCCTCGCGCGGGCCCTGGCCGACGTGCACGCCGCCCGCGTCCTGCACCGCGACCTCAAGCCGGGCAACGTGCTGCTCGCGGCGGACGGGCCCCGGCTCATCGACTTCGGCATCGCCCAGGCCTTCGACGCCACCGCCCTGACGACGGCCGGTCTCGTCGTCGGCACGCCGGGCTTCATGGCGCCCGAGCACCTGGAGGGCAGCCGCGCGGTGGTCGCCGCGACCGACGTCTTCTGTCTCGGCGCCGTGCTGTGCTTCGCCGCGACGGGCCGCGGCCCGTTCGACGACCAGGAGCTCGCCGCCGTCGTCTACCGCATCTCGCGCGCCGACGCCGACCCGGCCACGCTCGCGGCCCTGCCCGGCGGCCTGCGCGAGACCGTCACCGCCTGCCTCGCCCTGGACCCGGCCGACCGCCCCGCTCCGCAGGACCTGGTCGCGCGGCTGGCCGGTCCGCCCTGCGTCTGGCCGGACGGGGTGCGGGCGCTGCTCGCCGAGCACGAGGAGGCCGCCCGCCGGTGCGAGGCGGCCGCGGAGGCGGCCGTACCCGCCGCACCGCAGCGGCCCGTGCGCCCGCCGCTCGTCCCGCACGCCCCCACGCAGCTGGGCAACGCATCCGGCGTGCCCATGCAGCCCGTGCAGCCCGCGCCGCCCGCCCCGCGCCGCTCGCGCCGTAAGGCCGTGCTCGCGGGCGCAGTGGCCTTCCTGGCCGCCGCGGCGATCGGCGTGGCCGTGGCCCTCCCGCAGTTCACCAAGGGGACGGACGGCAAGGACTCCGGGGCGGAGGCCGTCTCCGCCGCCTCTCCGGGCGCCGCGCCCGCCCGCGTGGTCCCGCCCTACGGCAACGGCGCGCACAACGGCGAGTTCGGCCGGGCCGCCCGGGAGCGGTCCACCCGGCCGGCCGGCTGGTCGCCGTGGAACGCCAAGCTGCCCGGGGGAGCGGGTGTGTGCGTGCTCGCCGGGGAGACGCTGGTGTGCGGCGGCCCGCAGGGCGGCGCGACGGCCCTGCGGGCGGCGACGGGCAGGACGCTGTGGTCGGTGCCCGCCCTGGGGAAGGTGCCGGGCGCCCGGGTGGACACGCCCGCAGTCGCCGGCGGCACCGTCTACGTACCCGGCAGCGGCGGCGTCACCGCCGTCGACCTCGCGACCGGCAAGGAACAGTGGGTGCTGAAGGCTCCCTCCGGCACGTTCCTCAACGGCATGGAGGTGTCCGGCGGCATCCTCTACGTGGTGTGGTTCGCGGCGGAGGACGAGAGCGGGGCCCGCATCGCGGCCCACCGCGCGGACACCGGCCACGAGCGGCTGTGGCAGACCACGGCCGGGGACGTGAACGGCCACCCGCTCGTGCACGACGGAAGGCTGTACCTGTCGTCCGCGTCCACCGTCCACGCCTTCGACATCCGCAGCGGCAAGGAGGCCGCACGCCGCCCCGGCCTCATGTGCGGGTTCCTCCTCGCCCACAAGGACGCGCTGTTCTGCGCCCTGGCCCTGCACCAAGGGGTGACGGTCCTGGACGCGCGCACGCTGGAGCAGCGCAAGGTCATCGCCCCGGGCACCACGGTGGCCGCCGCCCCCGTGGTCGGGGACCGGAACGTCCTGGTCGTCCAGGGCGAGCGCGAGCTCGCCGGTTACGACGCCGGTTCCGGCGAGCAGCTGTGGGCCGATCCCGTCCAGGACGGCCGGCCGCTGCTCACCGGAGACCGCGCGCTGATCGTCACGGTCGACAGGGTCTACGCCTACGGACTGGACCGAGGGGGACAGCAGGGCGACGGCAAGTCCTACAGCGGGCACCCGTGGTCCTCCAGCGGTGCGAGCATCCCGCCGCACGCCCTGGCCGCCGGGCAGGTCGTCTTCCTCGCCTACCGCGACGGCACCGTCCTCTCCGGCTACGCCCCGTAG